From the genome of Helicobacter pylori, one region includes:
- the nuoK gene encoding NADH-quinone oxidoreductase subunit NuoK — protein sequence MIGLNHYLIVSGLLFCIGLAGMLKRKNILLLFFSTEIMLNAINIGFVAISKYTHNLDGQMFVLFIIAIAASEVAIGLGLVILWFKKYKSLDIDSLNAMKG from the coding sequence ATGATAGGGTTAAACCACTATTTGATTGTTTCAGGGCTGCTCTTTTGTATTGGTTTAGCGGGCATGCTGAAACGCAAAAACATTCTGTTACTCTTTTTTTCTACAGAAATCATGCTCAATGCGATCAATATCGGTTTTGTAGCGATCTCTAAATACACGCATAATTTAGACGGGCAGATGTTCGTGCTCTTTATTATCGCTATTGCCGCTAGTGAGGTGGCTATTGGTTTGGGCTTGGTGATTTTGTGGTTTAAGAAATACAAGAGCTTAGATATTGATTCTTTAAACGCTATGAAAGGTTGA
- a CDS encoding RDD family protein, with the protein MPEKKQALESPLKGLYLSLRLKAFITDIFMIYTPMLYIMTYVILGSAKDFRENQSAIFLCLLFYALTHSFFIAFKSQSPGMRYAQFKLVRNNRQKVGFFLALWRFILWVLSMGLLIGFVTPFIFKFFLHDKLSNTHIETIKEET; encoded by the coding sequence ATTCCAGAAAAAAAGCAAGCGTTAGAAAGCCCTTTAAAAGGGCTGTATCTCTCTTTGCGTTTAAAAGCCTTTATCACCGATATTTTTATGATTTATACCCCCATGCTTTATATAATGACCTATGTGATTTTAGGGAGCGCGAAGGATTTTAGGGAAAACCAGAGCGCGATTTTTTTATGCTTGCTTTTTTATGCTCTAACGCACAGCTTTTTTATCGCTTTTAAATCCCAAAGCCCTGGCATGCGTTACGCTCAGTTTAAATTAGTCAGAAATAACCGCCAAAAAGTGGGCTTTTTTTTAGCTTTGTGGCGCTTTATTTTGTGGGTGTTGAGCATGGGGTTGCTTATAGGGTTTGTTACGCCTTTTATTTTTAAGTTTTTTTTGCATGACAAACTCAGCAACACTCATATTGAAACCATCAAGGAGGAAACATGA
- a CDS encoding NADH-ubiquinone oxidoreductase subunit E family protein has product MKRFDLRPLKAGIFERLEELIEKEMQPNEVAIFMFEVGDFSNIPKSAEFIQSKGHELLNSLRFNQADWTIVVRKKA; this is encoded by the coding sequence ATGAAACGCTTTGATTTACGCCCCTTAAAAGCGGGTATTTTTGAACGCTTAGAAGAATTGATTGAAAAAGAAATGCAACCTAATGAAGTCGCTATTTTCATGTTTGAAGTGGGGGATTTTTCCAATATCCCTAAGAGCGCTGAATTTATCCAATCTAAAGGGCATGAGCTTCTCAATTCTTTGCGTTTCAATCAAGCGGATTGGACGATTGTCGTGAGAAAAAAGGCTTGA
- a CDS encoding NuoB/complex I 20 kDa subunit family protein, translating into MQQAPVVLSTLDKLLNWGRSNSLWPLTYGLACCAIEMMATGGSRFDFDRFGTIFRASPRQSDVMIIAGTLTKKHAEFMRRLYDQMPEPKWVISMGSCANTGGMFNTYATVQGADRIVPVDIYLPGCAPRPETLQYALMVLQDKIRRSKAIKQDTPKRLV; encoded by the coding sequence ATGCAACAAGCACCGGTTGTTCTAAGCACTTTGGATAAATTATTGAATTGGGGGCGTTCTAATTCGCTTTGGCCTTTAACTTACGGCTTGGCGTGTTGCGCGATTGAGATGATGGCGACAGGGGGTTCAAGGTTTGATTTTGACAGATTTGGCACGATTTTTAGAGCGAGCCCCAGGCAATCTGATGTGATGATCATCGCTGGCACGCTCACTAAAAAACATGCCGAATTCATGCGCAGGCTTTATGATCAAATGCCTGAGCCTAAATGGGTGATTTCTATGGGGAGTTGTGCTAATACGGGCGGGATGTTTAACACTTATGCGACCGTTCAAGGGGCGGATAGGATTGTTCCTGTGGATATTTATTTGCCCGGTTGTGCACCGCGCCCAGAGACTTTACAATACGCTCTTATGGTTTTGCAAGATAAAATCAGACGCTCTAAAGCGATCAAACAAGACACCCCTAAAAGGTTAGTGTGA
- the nuoH gene encoding NADH-quinone oxidoreductase subunit NuoH, which yields MSAYIIETLIKILILVAVFSALGGFATYIERKVLAYFQRRLGPCYVGPFGLLQVAADGIKLFTKEDIIPQGANKFIFTLAPIIAMVSAFVSMAPIPFFPNFTLFGYEIKPLISDINIGFLFFLAVGAAGIYAPILAGLASNNKYSLIGSARATIQLLSFEVVSTLTILAPLMVVGSLSLVEINNYQSGGFLDWLVFKQPLAFVLFLIASYAELNRTPFDLLEHEAEIVAGYCTEYSGLKWGMFFLAEYAHLFAFSFVISIVFFGGFNAWGFIPGGLAILIKAGFFVFLSMWVRATYPHVRPDQLMNMCWKIMLPLAVLNIVLTGIIILI from the coding sequence ATGAGCGCTTATATCATTGAAACCTTGATTAAAATTTTGATTTTAGTCGCTGTTTTTTCGGCTTTAGGAGGCTTTGCCACTTACATTGAAAGGAAAGTGTTAGCCTATTTCCAACGCCGTTTAGGGCCTTGTTATGTGGGGCCTTTTGGGCTTTTGCAAGTCGCAGCAGACGGCATTAAGCTTTTCACTAAAGAAGACATTATCCCCCAAGGCGCAAACAAGTTCATTTTCACACTAGCGCCCATTATTGCGATGGTGAGCGCGTTTGTGTCCATGGCGCCTATCCCCTTTTTCCCTAATTTCACTCTGTTTGGCTATGAGATCAAACCCCTTATTTCTGACATTAATATTGGCTTTTTGTTTTTCTTAGCCGTAGGTGCAGCAGGGATTTATGCACCTATTTTAGCCGGGCTTGCCTCTAATAACAAATACTCTTTAATCGGTTCAGCAAGAGCGACGATCCAACTGCTCAGTTTTGAAGTGGTCAGCACTTTAACTATTCTAGCCCCCTTAATGGTGGTAGGATCGCTCTCTTTAGTGGAAATCAATAATTACCAAAGCGGTGGGTTTTTAGACTGGCTTGTGTTTAAGCAACCTCTAGCGTTTGTTTTGTTTTTGATCGCAAGTTATGCTGAATTGAATCGAACCCCCTTTGACTTGTTAGAGCATGAAGCCGAGATTGTAGCAGGGTATTGCACCGAATACAGCGGCTTGAAATGGGGCATGTTCTTTTTAGCGGAATACGCGCATTTATTCGCTTTTTCTTTTGTGATTTCTATTGTGTTTTTTGGCGGGTTTAACGCATGGGGCTTTATCCCTGGGGGCTTAGCGATTTTGATTAAAGCGGGCTTTTTTGTCTTTTTATCCATGTGGGTTAGAGCGACTTATCCGCATGTGCGTCCAGACCAACTGATGAATATGTGCTGGAAAATCATGTTGCCTTTAGCGGTATTGAACATCGTGCTAACAGGCATTATTATTTTAATTTAA
- a CDS encoding NADH-quinone oxidoreductase subunit C, translated as MVRKQSPYEDVQKQSRQHDPHKIIEPTPKKYLEGSAYEVIYNHLSYKHEVLDKYIETNMAVFWIKKDDIFSVATILRHLGYECLSEMSAIDLCAKKGHFELFYQFVGFSDSCKNRRRVRVKCILLPNESVDSLSFLYRSANWSEREAYDMLGIVFDKHPYLKRLIMPHDWVGHPLLRSYPLKGDEFAQWYEVDKIFGKEYREVVGKEQRDSARVDEKDTFNFAKIGYEQGKGEELKETEEKHAFKKIPFVKDLHKIAPTILKKRL; from the coding sequence ATGGTAAGAAAACAATCCCCCTATGAAGATGTGCAAAAACAATCGCGCCAGCATGACCCTCATAAAATCATAGAACCCACTCCTAAAAAATATTTAGAGGGCAGTGCTTATGAGGTCATTTACAACCACCTTTCTTACAAGCATGAGGTTTTAGACAAATATATAGAAACTAACATGGCTGTGTTTTGGATCAAAAAAGACGATATTTTTTCTGTCGCTACGATTTTAAGGCATTTGGGTTATGAGTGTTTGAGCGAAATGAGCGCGATAGATTTGTGCGCTAAAAAAGGGCATTTTGAATTGTTTTATCAATTTGTGGGTTTTAGCGATAGCTGTAAGAATCGCCGTAGGGTGCGCGTGAAATGCATTCTATTGCCCAATGAGAGCGTGGATTCTTTGAGTTTTTTATACCGATCGGCTAATTGGAGTGAGAGGGAAGCGTATGACATGCTTGGTATCGTGTTTGACAAACACCCCTATTTGAAACGCCTTATCATGCCGCATGATTGGGTGGGCCACCCTTTATTGCGTTCTTACCCGCTCAAAGGCGATGAGTTCGCCCAATGGTATGAAGTGGATAAAATTTTTGGTAAAGAATACCGAGAAGTGGTGGGTAAAGAGCAACGAGACAGTGCGAGAGTGGATGAAAAAGACACTTTCAATTTCGCCAAAATTGGCTATGAGCAGGGCAAGGGCGAAGAATTAAAAGAAACAGAAGAAAAGCATGCGTTTAAGAAAATCCCTTTTGTCAAAGATTTGCACAAAATCGCCCCCACTATCTTAAAAAAGAGGCTATAA
- the pyrE gene encoding orotate phosphoribosyltransferase, translated as MDIKACYQNAKALLEGHFLLSSGFHSNYYLQSAKVLEDPKLAEQLAKELAKQIKEAHLNIECVCSPAIGGILAGYELARALGVRFIFTERVDNAMALRRGFEVKENEKILVCEDIITTGKSAMECTKVLEEKGAQIVAFGALANRGICKRTHSQLKAQEGACLPSHLPLFALEDFVFDMHEPSHCPLCATSVAIKPGSRGN; from the coding sequence ATGGATATTAAGGCATGTTATCAAAACGCTAAAGCGTTGTTAGAGGGGCATTTCTTGCTCAGTAGCGGATTCCATTCTAATTATTATTTGCAATCCGCTAAAGTTTTAGAAGATCCCAAACTAGCCGAACAATTAGCCAAAGAATTGGCCAAACAGATTAAAGAAGCTCATTTGAATATTGAGTGCGTGTGCTCGCCTGCTATTGGGGGGATCTTGGCTGGGTATGAGCTTGCAAGGGCTTTGGGCGTGCGTTTTATCTTCACTGAAAGAGTGGATAATGCCATGGCGTTAAGGCGTGGTTTTGAAGTCAAAGAAAACGAAAAAATTTTAGTGTGTGAGGACATTATCACTACGGGAAAATCCGCTATGGAATGCACTAAAGTTTTAGAAGAAAAGGGCGCTCAAATCGTGGCTTTTGGCGCTCTAGCTAATCGGGGCATTTGCAAGCGCACTCATTCTCAGTTAAAGGCCCAAGAGGGTGCGTGTTTGCCCAGCCATTTGCCCCTTTTTGCTTTAGAAGATTTTGTTTTTGACATGCACGAGCCTAGCCATTGCCCTTTATGCGCCACTAGCGTTGCTATAAAACCGGGAAGTCGTGGCAACTAA
- a CDS encoding NADH-quinone oxidoreductase subunit G produces the protein MITMNINGKMIECQEGQSVLEAARSAGLYIPTICYLSGCSPTVACKMCMVEMDGKRVYSCNTKAKNNAVILTNTPTLMDERKSIMQTYDVNHPLECGVCDKSGECELQDMTHLTGVEHQPYAVADDFKALDSWAKALYDPNLCIMCERCVTTCKDNVGENNLKATKADLHAPDKFKDSMSKDAFSVWSRKQKGIISFVGSVPCYDCGECIAVCPVGALSYKDFAYTANAWELKKIHSTCSHCSAGCLISYDVRHFDTLGEESKIFRVLNDFYHNPICGAGRFAFDVSSSPKGSANLKEAQNALKECKAVRIGGDITNEEAFLIERLRKELDFKIYNQKVYHFQQFLKVLGEVKRPSVEEIKTSHLVITMGSSVKTENPLVRYAINNALKLNKASLIAMHPIKDNALANLCRSSFCITHEVGAEEILLGMLLKMLNIESVALKSLEDSKQSIADEAALKALEEERKKALEQAEQGCSIGENKAENPEENKIEAATPKEENQEKNKTEVKEETIEVPTKTTYLLLEEAGINVETYEKILALLQKSNNTLLVVGEEIYSHKQAHNIAKMLRLLAQKSAIKLILIPPSANALGIASLCELSEEVFEDEKIVGIRAQGDFTINSDDRVFGKDAVSKVDFILPSLNQLEGTITNIEGRVLPLKPALRFEGYDLSDIMQGFGFVEENLTECTHKLPTKAGFKAIEFDHLTNYFTNDRVNHRGYLLGTSHFEKSAKECEIVECEPIKPLKEKIAFNAYLKYPETQFNNATNKSENLQLKAGVYVSKAFLKKLNKEVGQNITLSKEEEELTGVLYLDESLDQEVFVISPSLLKNHSSFFREGVFDSVDLKEQA, from the coding sequence ATGATCACAATGAATATCAATGGCAAAATGATTGAATGCCAAGAGGGACAAAGCGTTTTAGAGGCTGCTAGGAGTGCTGGGCTCTACATCCCTACTATTTGCTATTTAAGCGGTTGCTCGCCCACAGTCGCATGCAAGATGTGCATGGTTGAAATGGATGGCAAACGGGTTTATAGCTGCAACACGAAAGCCAAAAACAATGCCGTTATCCTCACTAACACCCCAACGCTCATGGATGAAAGAAAAAGCATCATGCAAACTTATGATGTCAACCACCCCCTAGAGTGTGGCGTGTGCGATAAGAGCGGGGAGTGCGAATTGCAAGACATGACGCATTTAACCGGCGTAGAGCACCAACCTTATGCGGTGGCTGATGATTTTAAAGCGCTAGATTCATGGGCAAAAGCCTTGTATGATCCTAATTTGTGCATCATGTGCGAAAGGTGCGTAACCACTTGCAAGGACAATGTGGGCGAAAACAACCTTAAAGCCACTAAAGCCGACTTGCATGCCCCGGATAAATTTAAAGACAGCATGTCCAAAGACGCTTTTAGCGTGTGGAGTCGTAAGCAAAAAGGCATTATTTCTTTTGTGGGCAGCGTGCCTTGTTATGATTGCGGGGAATGCATTGCGGTATGCCCTGTGGGCGCTTTGAGCTATAAAGATTTCGCTTACACGGCTAACGCATGGGAACTAAAAAAGATCCATTCTACTTGTTCGCATTGCTCAGCCGGGTGTTTGATTTCTTATGATGTGCGCCATTTTGATACTTTGGGCGAAGAATCTAAAATTTTTAGAGTGCTTAATGATTTTTATCATAACCCTATTTGTGGGGCAGGCCGTTTCGCTTTTGATGTGAGCTCTAGCCCTAAAGGCAGTGCTAATCTTAAAGAAGCACAAAACGCCCTCAAAGAATGCAAAGCGGTGCGGATAGGAGGAGACATTACGAATGAAGAGGCGTTTTTAATAGAGCGTTTAAGAAAAGAGCTTGATTTTAAAATCTACAATCAAAAGGTGTATCATTTCCAACAATTCTTAAAAGTATTGGGCGAAGTTAAACGCCCCAGCGTTGAAGAGATTAAAACTTCTCATCTAGTCATTACGATGGGCTCTTCTGTCAAAACAGAAAACCCTTTAGTGCGCTATGCCATCAATAACGCTCTCAAACTCAATAAAGCTTCTTTAATCGCTATGCACCCTATCAAGGATAACGCGTTAGCGAATTTGTGCCGAAGCTCTTTTTGCATCACCCATGAAGTGGGGGCTGAAGAAATCCTTTTAGGCATGCTTTTAAAAATGCTTAACATTGAAAGCGTGGCTCTAAAAAGCTTAGAAGATTCCAAGCAAAGCATTGCAGATGAAGCGGCTCTTAAAGCCTTAGAAGAGGAGCGAAAAAAAGCTTTAGAGCAAGCCGAACAAGGGTGCAGTATTGGAGAAAATAAGGCAGAAAATCCAGAAGAGAATAAGATAGAAGCAGCTACCCCAAAAGAAGAAAATCAAGAAAAAAATAAGACAGAGGTTAAAGAAGAAACCATTGAAGTCCCTACCAAAACCACTTATTTGTTGCTTGAAGAAGCGGGCATCAATGTAGAAACTTATGAAAAAATTCTGGCTCTTTTGCAAAAATCAAATAACACCCTGCTAGTGGTTGGCGAAGAAATCTATAGCCACAAACAAGCCCACAATATCGCTAAAATGTTGCGTTTGTTAGCCCAAAAAAGCGCTATTAAACTCATTCTTATCCCCCCAAGCGCAAACGCTTTAGGCATCGCTTCCCTTTGCGAATTGAGCGAGGAAGTTTTTGAAGATGAAAAAATTGTAGGCATTCGCGCTCAAGGGGATTTCACTATCAATAGCGATGATAGGGTTTTTGGAAAAGACGCTGTCAGTAAAGTGGATTTTATCCTGCCCAGTCTCAACCAGCTAGAAGGCACGATCACTAATATTGAAGGGCGTGTATTACCCTTAAAACCGGCTTTGAGGTTTGAAGGCTATGACTTGAGCGATATTATGCAAGGCTTTGGCTTTGTGGAAGAAAATCTCACAGAATGCACCCATAAACTCCCTACCAAAGCGGGCTTTAAAGCCATAGAATTTGATCATCTAACCAATTATTTCACTAACGACAGAGTCAATCACAGAGGCTATTTGCTAGGAACAAGCCATTTTGAAAAGAGCGCTAAAGAATGCGAGATCGTAGAATGCGAGCCTATCAAGCCTTTAAAAGAAAAAATCGCTTTCAACGCGTATTTAAAATACCCAGAAACGCAATTCAATAACGCTACCAATAAAAGCGAGAATTTGCAATTAAAAGCCGGTGTCTATGTGTCTAAAGCTTTCTTAAAAAAATTGAATAAAGAAGTGGGGCAAAACATCACTTTATCTAAAGAAGAAGAGGAATTAACAGGCGTTTTGTATCTGGATGAAAGCTTGGATCAAGAAGTGTTTGTTATCTCGCCTTCTCTTTTGAAAAACCATTCTAGCTTTTTTAGAGAGGGTGTGTTTGATAGCGTGGATTTAAAGGAGCAAGCATGA
- the secG gene encoding preprotein translocase subunit SecG — MTSALLGLQIVLAVLIVVVVLLQKSSSIGLGAYSGSNDSLFGAKGPASFMAKLTMFLGLLFVINTIALGYFYNKEYGKSILDETKTNKELSPLVPATGTLNPTLNPTLNPTLNPLEQAPSSPLMPKQTPNELPKEPTKAPSVESPKQNGKNDAKENNIKGVEKTKENTKTPPTAHQKPKTHATQTNAHTNQKKDEK; from the coding sequence ATGACAAGCGCTCTATTAGGCTTACAAATTGTTTTAGCGGTATTGATTGTGGTGGTGGTTTTGTTGCAAAAAAGTTCTAGCATCGGCTTAGGGGCTTATAGCGGGAGCAACGATTCTTTATTTGGTGCTAAAGGACCTGCAAGCTTTATGGCGAAATTGACCATGTTTTTAGGACTGTTATTTGTCATCAACACCATTGCTTTGGGCTATTTTTATAACAAAGAATACGGCAAAAGCATTTTAGATGAAACTAAAACCAATAAAGAGCTTTCACCCTTAGTCCCTGCCACCGGCACGCTTAACCCTACGCTCAATCCCACTCTAAACCCCACGCTCAATCCTTTAGAGCAAGCCCCCTCTAGTCCTTTAATGCCAAAACAAACGCCTAACGAACTTCCTAAAGAGCCAACTAAAGCGCCTTCTGTTGAAAGCCCCAAACAGAATGGAAAAAATGATGCCAAAGAGAATAATATAAAGGGTGTTGAAAAAACCAAAGAGAATACAAAAACGCCCCCAACCGCCCACCAAAAGCCTAAAACGCATGCAACGCAAACCAACGCCCATACCAACCAAAAAAAGGATGAAAAGTAA
- the frr gene encoding ribosome recycling factor has product MLQAIYNGTKDLMQKSVQALNRDFSTLRSTKVSVNILDHIKVDYYGTPTALNQVGSVMSLDATTIQISPWEKNLLKEIERSIQEANIGVNPNNDGETIKLFFPPMTTEQRKLIAKDAKAMGEKAKVAVRNIRQDANNQVKKLEKDKEISEDESKKAQEQIQKITDEAIKKIDESVKNKEDAILKV; this is encoded by the coding sequence ATGTTACAAGCCATTTATAACGGAACCAAAGATTTAATGCAAAAAAGCGTTCAAGCTTTGAATAGAGATTTTTCCACTCTAAGGAGCACGAAAGTTTCAGTCAATATTTTAGATCACATCAAAGTGGATTATTACGGCACGCCCACCGCTTTAAACCAAGTCGGATCCGTGATGAGCTTGGATGCGACTACTATTCAAATCAGCCCATGGGAAAAAAACCTGCTCAAAGAAATTGAAAGATCCATTCAAGAAGCCAATATCGGCGTGAATCCTAATAATGACGGCGAAACCATCAAGCTTTTTTTCCCGCCCATGACAACCGAGCAAAGGAAACTCATCGCAAAAGACGCCAAAGCGATGGGTGAAAAGGCTAAAGTGGCTGTAAGGAATATCCGCCAAGACGCTAACAATCAAGTGAAAAAATTAGAAAAAGACAAAGAAATCAGCGAAGATGAAAGCAAAAAAGCCCAAGAACAGATCCAAAAAATCACCGATGAAGCCATTAAAAAAATTGATGAAAGCGTGAAAAACAAAGAAGATGCGATTTTAAAGGTCTAA
- the nuoD gene encoding NADH dehydrogenase (quinone) subunit D — translation MAQNFTKLNPQFENIIFEHDDNQMILNFGPQHPSSHGQLRLILELEGEKIIKATPEIGYLHRGCEKLGENMTYNEYMPTTDRLDYTSSTSNNYAYAHAVETLLNLEIPRRAQVIRTILLELNRMISHIFFISVHALDVGAMSVFLYAFKTREYGLDLMEDYCGARLTHNAIRIGGVPLDLPPNWLEGLKKFLGEMRECKKLIQGLLDKNRIWRMRLEDVGVVTPKMAQSWGMSGIMLRGSGIAYDIRKEEPYELYKELDFDVPVGNYGDSYDRYCLYMLEIDESIRIIEQLIPMYAKTDTPIMAQNPHYISAPKEDIMTQNYALMQHFVLVAQGMRPPVGEVYAPTESPKGELGFFIHSEGEPYPHRLKIRAPSFYHIGALSDILVGQYLADAVTVIGSTNAVFGEVDR, via the coding sequence ATGGCTCAAAATTTTACGAAACTCAACCCTCAGTTTGAAAACATCATTTTTGAACATGACGACAACCAAATGATTTTAAACTTTGGCCCCCAACACCCCAGTAGTCATGGGCAATTGCGCTTGATTTTGGAATTAGAGGGCGAAAAAATCATTAAGGCTACCCCTGAAATTGGCTACTTGCATAGAGGCTGTGAAAAGTTAGGCGAAAACATGACCTATAACGAATACATGCCCACTACCGACAGATTGGATTACACTTCTTCTACCAGCAACAATTACGCTTACGCGCATGCGGTAGAAACCTTGCTCAATTTAGAAATCCCTCGCCGAGCGCAAGTGATCCGCACGATTTTACTAGAGCTTAACCGCATGATCTCACACATCTTTTTTATCAGCGTGCATGCTTTAGATGTGGGGGCGATGAGCGTGTTTTTGTATGCGTTTAAAACGAGGGAATACGGGCTAGATTTGATGGAGGATTATTGCGGGGCTAGGCTCACGCATAACGCTATAAGGATTGGGGGCGTGCCTTTGGATTTACCCCCTAATTGGTTAGAAGGCTTAAAAAAGTTCTTGGGTGAAATGAGGGAATGCAAAAAACTCATTCAAGGCTTATTGGACAAGAATCGCATTTGGCGGATGCGCTTGGAGGATGTGGGCGTTGTAACGCCCAAAATGGCACAAAGCTGGGGCATGAGCGGCATCATGTTAAGAGGGAGCGGGATCGCTTATGACATTAGAAAAGAAGAGCCTTATGAGCTTTATAAAGAGCTTGATTTTGATGTGCCGGTGGGCAATTATGGCGATAGCTATGATAGGTATTGTTTGTATATGTTAGAAATTGATGAAAGCATTCGCATCATTGAACAACTCATTCCCATGTATGCTAAAACCGATACGCCCATCATGGCTCAAAATCCGCATTATATTTCTGCCCCTAAAGAAGATATAATGACGCAAAACTACGCCTTGATGCAGCATTTCGTTTTAGTGGCTCAAGGCATGCGCCCGCCCGTTGGGGAAGTGTATGCCCCCACAGAAAGCCCTAAAGGGGAATTAGGGTTTTTTATCCATTCAGAAGGCGAGCCTTACCCTCATAGATTAAAGATCAGAGCCCCTAGCTTTTATCACATTGGGGCTTTAAGCGATATTTTAGTGGGGCAATATTTAGCGGATGCAGTAACCGTGATTGGCTCAACCAATGCGGTGTTTGGCGAGGTGGATAGATGA
- a CDS encoding NADH-quinone oxidoreductase subunit J has translation MFETIAFYFFAILTLSMALVVITTTNILYAITALASSMVFISAFFFLLDAEFLGVVQITVYVGAVIVMYAFGMMFFNSAAEVVERKQSPKILCVLSFGVAVLLTLILSAPSIGENLSKQVNSNAIDAQIPNIKAIGYVLFTNYLIPFEAAALMLLVAMVGGIATGIQKIHGKNHTQFIKESL, from the coding sequence ATGTTTGAAACCATTGCCTTTTATTTCTTTGCGATCCTTACTTTAAGCATGGCATTAGTGGTGATCACAACCACGAATATCCTCTATGCCATTACCGCTCTTGCTAGCAGCATGGTTTTTATTTCCGCTTTTTTCTTTTTGCTAGACGCTGAGTTTTTGGGCGTGGTGCAAATCACGGTGTATGTGGGCGCAGTCATTGTGATGTATGCGTTTGGCATGATGTTTTTCAACTCCGCTGCAGAAGTGGTTGAACGCAAACAAAGCCCTAAAATCTTGTGCGTGCTTTCGTTTGGCGTGGCGGTATTACTCACCTTGATTTTAAGCGCTCCTAGCATTGGCGAAAACCTTTCTAAGCAAGTCAATTCCAACGCTATTGATGCGCAAATCCCTAACATTAAAGCCATTGGTTATGTGCTTTTTACCAATTATCTCATCCCTTTTGAAGCGGCGGCTTTAATGCTTTTAGTCGCTATGGTTGGAGGCATCGCTACAGGGATTCAAAAAATCCATGGGAAAAATCACACGCAATTTATAAAGGAATCTCTATGA
- the nuoI gene encoding NADH-quinone oxidoreductase subunit NuoI, whose amino-acid sequence MAKQEYKQLPKRAEIHSATEQFKDTIKTSLGLDLFKGLGLTIKEFFSPSVTIHYPMEQLPLSPRYRAVHHLQRLLDSGSERCIGCGLCEKICTSNCIRIITHKGEDNRKKIDSYTINLGRCIYCGLCAEVCPELAIVMGNRFENASTQRSQYGSKSEFLTSEQDAKNCSHAEFLGFGAVSPNYNERMQATPLDYVQEPSKEESKEETLANPESNKGDENV is encoded by the coding sequence ATGGCCAAACAAGAATACAAGCAACTTCCTAAACGAGCCGAAATCCATAGCGCAACCGAGCAATTTAAAGACACCATTAAAACGAGCTTGGGTTTAGATCTATTCAAAGGGCTAGGGCTTACAATCAAGGAGTTTTTTAGCCCAAGCGTAACCATCCATTACCCTATGGAACAACTCCCTTTAAGTCCACGCTATCGCGCGGTGCATCATTTGCAACGGCTTTTAGACTCAGGCTCTGAAAGGTGTATTGGCTGTGGGCTGTGCGAAAAGATTTGCACGAGCAATTGCATAAGGATCATCACGCATAAGGGCGAAGACAACCGCAAAAAGATCGATTCTTATACGATCAATTTGGGGCGTTGCATTTATTGCGGATTGTGCGCAGAAGTTTGCCCAGAATTAGCGATTGTTATGGGGAATCGGTTTGAAAACGCTAGCACCCAACGCTCCCAATACGGCTCTAAAAGCGAGTTTCTGACGAGCGAACAAGACGCTAAAAACTGCTCGCATGCCGAGTTTTTAGGCTTTGGTGCGGTAAGCCCTAATTACAATGAACGCATGCAAGCCACCCCTTTAGATTATGTCCAAGAGCCCTCAAAAGAAGAATCAAAGGAAGAGACTCTAGCAAACCCAGAAAGCAATAAGGGAGATGAGAATGTTTGA
- a CDS encoding NAD(P)H-quinone oxidoreductase subunit 3 — translation MQQATEALNHPYFGVFVLLVFTFWVFNLTLRIQRFLSRKMAQKKGEKLKLAPYECGPVALKQPNRVSHHFYIMAMLFILFDVEIVFMFPWAIGFKELGLFGLVEMLGFVFFLTIGFIYALKRNALSWQKLEVK, via the coding sequence ATGCAACAAGCCACAGAAGCATTGAATCACCCCTATTTTGGCGTTTTTGTTTTGTTGGTATTCACCTTTTGGGTGTTTAACTTAACCTTAAGGATTCAAAGGTTTTTAAGCCGTAAAATGGCTCAAAAAAAGGGCGAAAAGCTCAAGCTCGCTCCCTATGAATGTGGGCCTGTGGCTCTCAAACAGCCCAATAGAGTGTCCCATCATTTCTATATCATGGCCATGCTTTTTATTTTATTTGATGTAGAAATCGTTTTCATGTTCCCTTGGGCGATTGGTTTTAAAGAATTAGGCTTGTTTGGACTCGTTGAAATGCTAGGCTTTGTCTTCTTTTTAACCATTGGTTTTATTTACGCTTTAAAGCGAAACGCTTTGAGCTGGCAAAAATTAGAGGTGAAATAA